The following coding sequences lie in one Babylonia areolata isolate BAREFJ2019XMU chromosome 7, ASM4173473v1, whole genome shotgun sequence genomic window:
- the LOC143283697 gene encoding torsin-1A-like isoform X2 — MRELSYFFLVGCIPTLSCFGQTFWDNVGNVLAQNPTTGIIYCQFYECCTGDWIKRDTEELERELEKRLYGQHLVKRAVRSHIKGHVRSISLPPSKPLVLSLHGPTGTGKNHVSRLIAEGLYKEGMKSENVHLISVPAKFPHQHRLTEYKDYLQFLIEEHVKKCPRSLFIFDEIDKMPRGLIDIIKPYLDHHTQLNGVDYRQAIFMFLSNSGANEITKYIQEQLTKGRQREEIQLKEVEATLSKAALNSGGLWHSELIGSHLVTAYIPFLPLQRTHIRHCIRDALLRSQGRSPRDATNSDVR; from the exons ATGAGAGAGCTGTCGTACTTTTTCTTGGTGGGATGCATACCGACATTGTCGTGCTTTGGGCAAACATTTTGGGACAATGTTGGAAATGTGTTAGCACAAAACCCGACAACAGGAATTATCTACTGCCAGTTTTACGAATGCTGCACCGGCGACTGGATAAAGAGAGATACTGAAG AACTGGAAAGGGAATTAGAAAAACGCTTGTACGGACAGCATCTGGTGAAGCGAGCAGTGCGCAGTCACATCAAGGGCCATGTTCGCAGCATCAGTCTTCCTCCAAGCAAACCCTTGGTGCTGTCCCTTCATGGCCCCACAGGGACCGGCAAGAATCATGTGAGCCGCCTCATCGCCGAAGGGTTGTACAAAGAGGGAATGAAGAGTGAGAATGTGCATCTCATCTCGGTCCCAGCAAAATTTCCTCATCAACACAGGTTAACAGAATACAAG gattACTTGCAGTTCCTGATAGAAGAACATGTGAAGAAATGCCCTCGATCACTATTCATCTTTGACGAGATTGACAAAATGCCCAGGGGGTTGATAGACATCATCAAACCTTACCTGGACCATCACACCCAGCTGAATGGAGTGGACTATCGCCAAGCCATATTTATGTTTCTGAG CAACTCTGGAGCAAACGAAATAACAAAATATATTCAGGAACAGCTGACAAAGGGAAGACAGCGTGAGGAAATCCAGCTCAAGGAGGTGGAAGCAACTCTTTCCAAAGCAGCTCTCAACTCAG gaGGCCTCTGGCACAGCGAGCTGATCGGAAGCCATCTGGTGACAGCTTACATCCCCTTCCTACCCCTGCAGCGTACACACATCCGTCACTGCATCCGTGACGCGTTG ctacgcagtcagggtcgaagtccgagggatgccacaaactcagACGTCCGATGA
- the LOC143283697 gene encoding torsin-1A-like isoform X1 has protein sequence MRELSYFFLVGCIPTLSCFGQTFWDNVGNVLAQNPTTGIIYCQFYECCTGDWIKRDTEELERELEKRLYGQHLVKRAVRSHIKGHVRSISLPPSKPLVLSLHGPTGTGKNHVSRLIAEGLYKEGMKSENVHLISVPAKFPHQHRLTEYKDYLQFLIEEHVKKCPRSLFIFDEIDKMPRGLIDIIKPYLDHHTQLNGVDYRQAIFMFLSNSGANEITKYIQEQLTKGRQREEIQLKEVEATLSKAALNSGGLWHSELIGSHLVTAYIPFLPLQRTHIRHCIRDALVSKKYYSRVEDIPEDIVQEVLDELVFYPPDTRLFSVTGCKRVAEKVDFVMDG, from the exons ATGAGAGAGCTGTCGTACTTTTTCTTGGTGGGATGCATACCGACATTGTCGTGCTTTGGGCAAACATTTTGGGACAATGTTGGAAATGTGTTAGCACAAAACCCGACAACAGGAATTATCTACTGCCAGTTTTACGAATGCTGCACCGGCGACTGGATAAAGAGAGATACTGAAG AACTGGAAAGGGAATTAGAAAAACGCTTGTACGGACAGCATCTGGTGAAGCGAGCAGTGCGCAGTCACATCAAGGGCCATGTTCGCAGCATCAGTCTTCCTCCAAGCAAACCCTTGGTGCTGTCCCTTCATGGCCCCACAGGGACCGGCAAGAATCATGTGAGCCGCCTCATCGCCGAAGGGTTGTACAAAGAGGGAATGAAGAGTGAGAATGTGCATCTCATCTCGGTCCCAGCAAAATTTCCTCATCAACACAGGTTAACAGAATACAAG gattACTTGCAGTTCCTGATAGAAGAACATGTGAAGAAATGCCCTCGATCACTATTCATCTTTGACGAGATTGACAAAATGCCCAGGGGGTTGATAGACATCATCAAACCTTACCTGGACCATCACACCCAGCTGAATGGAGTGGACTATCGCCAAGCCATATTTATGTTTCTGAG CAACTCTGGAGCAAACGAAATAACAAAATATATTCAGGAACAGCTGACAAAGGGAAGACAGCGTGAGGAAATCCAGCTCAAGGAGGTGGAAGCAACTCTTTCCAAAGCAGCTCTCAACTCAG gaGGCCTCTGGCACAGCGAGCTGATCGGAAGCCATCTGGTGACAGCTTACATCCCCTTCCTACCCCTGCAGCGTACACACATCCGTCACTGCATCCGTGACGCGTTGGTGAGCAAGAAATACTACTCTAGAGTCGAGGACATCCCAGAGGATATTGTACAAGAGGTGCTGGATGAACTGGTTTTCTACCCGCCGGACACTCGATTGTTCTCCGTCACTGGGTGTAAGAGGGTGGCAGAAAAGGTGGATTTTGTCATGGATGGCTGA
- the LOC143283698 gene encoding serine/threonine-protein kinase PLK4-like isoform X3, with protein MNTKIADFGLATQLTEPEEKHFTMCGTPNYISPEVAMRLAHGLEADVWSLGCMLYTMLVGQPPFDTDAVRSTLNRVIQAEYDLPSDLSTEARDLIQCLLRKNPKQRLQINDVLSHPFMTKKPFVASTKIAQAPEMSMDSGRGTIATVSSTRSSSSSRRHPMPAFPIQEDEELSGCSGDDGAQSRQWPGGGHRHAHPPSPPVRDRESVPGSDRTAQNGPRSAAIAQQPLQTGLRKAVSYDSSLHKGHTDSKQHQGHREASASKALCNGAGGQAVFDPQRYQEHAGTPSSSSWSFSASSIHSAGNEHGVDGTSGDAAHHPHLHSKDGHRDLHHHHQHMGQQSQGCESGFSSQEEFSLQATRRVLDFESESLQNSLHDKTPVGGGGGGGAAKDMPPPNFQTQELLHKVQAYLGQCESPAARKSSRGKTAVALPDGSVEFGTPERTGKVCLTEQEVTQCERDDVVDSSSPQHSSDEDKKRGASKEGSQQDPGRPKEPLSTQRLRPIRQKTKNAVVNILESGEVCMEFVKNKGREERVVEVFSISSDGQQIIVFHPGDGGRGVAIGEAPPSPPSSCKTFTFRTLPDKYFKKYQYAAKFVGLVRSKTPKVTMYTERAKCMLMENQPSPDFEAIFYDGGKLSVTAKGVRIVEKTGTSLILDSAMSSQRLCHDTQELVDYTEKCRQQCIQLDSVISAVQGNGLLKEQLFPVIVGRRPNSGTDSSSKGSSSAGSTQHLHVVDDSGGGHPTSLPGRSSPVVPSFNSTLVTLVTDADSPLGFQGNSTLDNTLLSAVTTTSSENSTALRAPVSREVVQHIFVQDIGWASQLANGEIWVKFVDGTQLGMKSSATTITYIDTAGKVTKFQKSHMLPEVVKVRLEKLPIVLENLRTRSVAGSTVSAPSSV; from the exons ATGAACACT AAAATAGCTGATTTTGGATTGGCAACACAGCTGACGGAGCCTGAGGAAAAACATTTCACAATGTGTGGGACGCCAAATTATATCTCCCC AGAAGTGGCCATGCGACTGGCTCACGGTCTGGAGGCAGACGTGTGGTCTCTGGGCTGCATGCTCTACACCATGCTGGTTGGTCAGCCCCCCTTTGACACGGACGCTGTTCGCAGCACGCTCAATCGGGTCATTCAGGCAGAGTACGACCTGCCCTCTGACCTCTCGACGGAAGCGCGAGATCTTATCCAGTGTCTGCTTCGTAAGAACCCAAAGCAGCGGCTTCAGATAAACG ATGTCCTCAGCCATCCATTTATGACCAAAAAGCCATTTGTTGCCTCCACGAAAATCGCACAG GCGCCGGAGATGTCGATGGACAGCGGGCGAGGCACCATCGCCACGGTCAGCTCCACGCGGTCCAGCTCCAGCAGCCGCAGGCATCCCATGCCGGCCTTCCCCATCCAGGAGGATGAGGAGCTCTCGGGCTGCTCGGGGGATGATGGAGCCCAGTCACGCCAGTGGCCTGGAGGGGGACACAGGCATGcccatcctccttcccctccagtcagagacagggaaag TGTGCCAGGGTCGGACAGGACTGCACAGAATGGTCCAAGAAGTGCAGCCATTGCTCAGCAGCCACTACAGACAGGCCTGAGGAAAGCGGTTTCCTACGATTCCAGTCTCCACAAAGGACACACTGACAGCAAGCAACACCAAGGGCATCGTGAAGCCAGTGCCAGCAAAGCGCTCTGTAACGGTGCTGGTGGCCAAGCGGTCTTTGACCCTCAGCGCTACCAAGAGCACGCTGGGACTCCCAGCTCCAGCAGCTGGTCATTCAGCGCCTCCTCCATCCACAGCGCCGGCAACGAGCACGGGGTGGACGGCACTTCTGGGGACGCagctcaccacccccacctgcaCAGCAAGGACGGTCACCgtgacctccaccaccaccatcagcacatgGGGCAGCAGAGTCAGGGCTGTGAGTCGGGCTTCTCCTCCCAAGAGGAATTCAGCCTCCAGGCTACGCGTAGAGTTTTGGACTTTGAGTCGGAGTCGCTGCAGAACAGTCTGCATGACAAGACGcccgtgggaggaggaggtggagggggagccgCCAAGGACATGCCTCCTCCCAATTTTCAGACTCAGGAACTGCTGCACAAAGTGCAGGCCTACCTAGGCCAGTGTGAGTCACCGGCAGCCAGGAAGAGCTCCAGAGGCAAAACAGCAGTGGCGTTGCCTGATGGTTCCGTGGAGTTTGGAACCCCAGAAAGAACTGGCAAAGTGTGCTTGACAGAGCAGGAGGTGACTCAGTGTGAGAGGGACGATGTGGTTGACAGTTCCAGTCCACAGCACAGCAGCGACGAAGACAAGAAAAGAGGGGCCAGCAAGGAAGGCTCTCAGCAAGATCCTGGTCGGCCTAAGGAACCACTCAGCACTCAGCGATTGAGACCGATCCGTCAGAAAACCAAGAATGCTGTG GTGAACATCTTGGAATCCGGAGAAGTGTGTATGGAATTTGTGAAGaacaaggggagagaggagagggtggtggaggtgttctCCATATCTTCAGATGGGCAGCAG ATCATTGTTTTCCATCCAGGGGACGGTGGCAGGGGGGTTGCGATTGGAGAGgcgccaccctctcccccttcctcttgtAAAACTTTCACCTTCAGGACTCTTCCAGACAAGTACTTCAAGAAATATCAGTATGCAGCCAA GTTTGTTGGCCTCGTGCGCTCCAAGACTCCCAAAGTGACGATGTACACGGAGAGGGCCAAGTGTATGCTGATGGAGAACCAACCCTCACCTGATTTTGAGGCCATCTTTTATGATG GTGGGAAGTTGTCAGTGACTGCCAAAGGAGTACGCATCGTGGAGAAAACAGGCACGTCGCTCATATTGGACTCTGCCATGTCTAGTCAGAGGCTCTGCCACGACACTCAGGAACTTGTGGACTACACAGAAAAG tgtcgCCAGCAGTGCATTCAGCTGGACTCAGTCATATCAGCAGTGCAGGGCAACGGACTGCTGAAAGAACAGCTCTTTCCAGTCATTGTTGGAAG GCGGCCCAACTCTGGGACAGACTCCAGCAGCAAAGGGAGCTCCAGTGCAGGCAGCACTCAACACTTGCATGTGGtggatgacagtggtggtggtcatcCCACCTCCCTGCCTGGCAGGTCTTCGCCTGTG GTTCCCTCGTTCAACAGCACGCTGGTGACGTTGGTGACGGACGCTGACAGCCCTCTTGGTTTCCAGGGCAACAGCACCCTGGACAACACGCTGCTGTCAGCGGTGACCACAACCTCCTCGgagaacagcacagcactgagGGCTCCCGTGTCACGGGAGGTGGTACAACACATCTTTGTGCAGGACATCGGCTGGGCCTCGCAGCTGGCCAACGGGGAGATCTGGGTCAAGTTTGTGGATGGCACCCAGCTGGGCATGAAGTCCTCGGCGACCACCATCACCTACATTGACACTGCCGGCAAAGTGACCAA GTTCCAGAAGAGCCATATGTTACCGGAGGTGGTGAAAGTGCGACTGGAGAAGCTGCCCATCGTGTTGGAAAACCTGCGCACACGGTCGGTCGCTGGATCCACCGTGTCAGCTCCCTCCTCCGTGTGA